One bacterium DNA segment encodes these proteins:
- a CDS encoding aminoacetone oxidase family FAD-binding enzyme → MKHHYDICIVGGGPAGLMTAIEAAYNGARVVLLEAGPSPGRKLLATGNGRCNLTHAGTIESFLQGFDTRAARFLKPSIYRFTPQDSIAWFESLGVPLKVERGSRVFPLSDRSRDILDVLTGEIRSSGAELRISAPVLVIEKDESGFSVACPGKNLYATAVVVTTGGLSMKRSGSTGDGYRFAEKLGHTVNEPRASLVPLVTSEKWPKEIEGLALKNVRLSAHVGKKRVERFGEML, encoded by the coding sequence ATGAAACATCATTATGACATCTGTATTGTCGGCGGAGGCCCGGCGGGACTCATGACGGCAATCGAGGCCGCGTATAACGGAGCTCGTGTCGTTCTCCTCGAAGCCGGACCATCCCCGGGACGGAAACTCCTTGCCACCGGCAACGGCAGATGCAATCTGACCCACGCCGGCACGATCGAATCGTTTCTTCAGGGATTCGATACGCGGGCCGCCCGATTTTTGAAACCGTCCATCTACCGTTTTACCCCACAGGATAGTATCGCATGGTTTGAATCGCTCGGCGTTCCGCTCAAGGTGGAGCGCGGCTCGCGGGTATTCCCTTTGAGCGACCGCTCCCGTGATATTCTCGATGTCCTTACCGGCGAAATCCGGTCATCCGGAGCTGAGCTCAGGATTTCCGCGCCTGTTTTAGTCATCGAAAAGGATGAGTCGGGATTCAGCGTTGCCTGCCCGGGGAAAAATCTGTATGCAACGGCTGTTGTTGTGACGACCGGCGGTCTTTCGATGAAACGGAGCGGTTCCACGGGCGACGGCTACCGGTTTGCGGAAAAGCTCGGACATACGGTAAATGAACCGAGAGCGAGCCTTGTCCCCCTCGTCACGTCTGAGAAGTGGCCGAAGGAAATAGAGGGTCTTGCGCTGAAAAACGTGCGTTTGAGCGCCCATGTCGGAAAAAAACGCGTTGAAAGGTTTGGGGAAATGCT